Part of the Streptomyces europaeiscabiei genome is shown below.
CCGCGGTGACGAAGAGCGCGACCACCACTGAGTTCGCGAACCAGCGCGGATAGTCCGCATCGGCGAGCCGGCTGAAAGCCTCCGTCGTGAAGTGCTGGGGCCACAGCGACAGCGGGTGGCTGGTGGCGTCCGCATCGGTCTTGAAGCTCGTCGCGAGCTGGATGAGGAACGGATAGATGTAGATCAGCGCGATGACGGCGAGGGCGGTGTAACCCAGAGCGCGTATGAGGGCACTGCCGCGGCGCGAGCGGTTGCCTGAGCGGCCGGTTGTGTGCTGCTCGACGGTGTGCGTCGTGGTGTCTGCGTCGGCGAGCTGGTGCTGTGGGCTCATCGCGTGCCTCTGTTGTGGACGTCGGCTGTGGTGGGCGCGGTCGCGTCGGTTCCCGGGGGTGCGGGGTGGGCCGTCGCGGCGGTGCGGGTCATCCGGCCGCCCCCGTGGTCGGGCCCGACCCGGAGCGGGCCGCCTTCGCCGCGCGCCGTGTGGCGGCCTTGGCGCGGGCCTCGTCCTTGTCGCGCAGGACGAACCGCTGCAACAGGGTCATCGCGACGATGATCGCGAAGAGGATGAAGGCGATGGCACTGCCCTGGCCCCACTCGTTGTCGGTGAACGAGGACTGGTACGACAGGAACGCGGGGGTCATCGTCGTCTTCGCCGGCTCGCCTCTGCTCATGACGTAGATCTGGTCGAAGACCTGCCAGGTGCCGATGAGTCCGAGGGTCAGGACGAGGAAGAGCGTCGGCTTGAGCATGGGCAGCGTCACGTGACGGAAGCGCTGCCAGCGCCCGGTGCCGTCGATCTCGGCGGCCTCCTCGACCTCGAGGGGGATGTCCTGGAGTGCGGCGAGGAACATGAGCATGAACGTGCCCGCCGTCGTCCACACCACCAAGGCGATGATCGCGGTCATGGCCACACTGGGGCCGGAGAACCACTCCCACAGGGACAGACCGCCGACGGTGGTGTCGGTGAGTGCGGAGGGTGGTGCGTCGGTGTTCACGCCGAGGCCACCGAGGGCGAGGTGGATGATGCCGCGCGGATCGGCGAACCAGGCCGGTCCGTCGACTCCGATCTTCTCCAGCAGGGAGTTGACGACGCCGCTGGAGGAGAAGATGAACAGGAAGACGACCGAGATCGCCACCGAACTCGTCACTGACGGGAAGTAGTACGCGGTGCGGAAGAACCCCTTGCCCTTCAGCCGCTTGCCGTTGACCAGGAGCGCCAGGCCCAGCGCGAGCACGGTCTGCAGCGGGACGACGAAGAGCACGTAGTAGCCGTTGTTGCGCAGGCTCATCATGAAGTCGCTCTGCGCCAGGCCCGATTCCGTGAGCAGGGGCGCGTAGTTGTCTCCGCCGACGAAGTCCACCCCTGACGAGAGGGGGCTGCCCTGGCCGTTCCAGTCGGACAGGCTCACCCACAGCGCCATGGCGATCGGCACGACCAGGAAGAGTCCGAGCACGATGAGGACGGGTGAGACGAACAGCCAGCCGGCGAGACCTTCCCGTCCTCGGATACCGCCGCGGGGGGCTCGGGTGTGGCGGCTTCCGCCGGCCTTGGTGCCGTCCGCGCCGGTGTCCTTGCCGCGCCCGCGCGGCGCGGACGACGGGGGGTGGGTCTTCGTAGTGCCTTCCGGGCGGGCCGGTGCCGGCCCGCTACCCGGGCCCTGTGCGGGCCCGGGGTTCGGTTCACTCATCGCAGATTCACTCTCGCTCTGTCCGTATCCTGCGTGCCCGGCTCACTGGCCTACGACGGCCTGCGCGTTCTTCTGCAGCCGCGCGAGGATGTCCTTCGGGTCGGTCTTGGGCAGGCCCTGCAGGCCGGTGTCGAAGTCGGTGAGCACCTGGTCGATCTTCGCGACGTTCACCGGGGCCTGGGCGTACGCGGCGCCGTCGATGTATGCCTTGTCCTGCGGGAACTTCGCGACGTAGTCGGCCTGGACGGACTGCCGCGACGGCATCACCCCGACCGCCTCGGCGAAGGTCATCTGGTTGTCCTTCGCGGTCATCGCCTTGACGAAGTCGAGGGCCGCCGCCTTGTTCTTGCTCTTCGCCGCGATGCCCCAGCACTGGGTGAAGGCGAGTGTGCCCTCGCCGGCGGGTCCGGCCGGCAGCGGGACGGCCTTGTACTTGACGTCCGGGTAGTCGTTCTTCATGGCGCCGGCGATCCAGTTGCCCTCGATCGTCATGGCGGCCTTCTGCTTGCCGAAGGCTTCGCCCGACCAGCCGGAGTCGAGCTGCTTGGGGTACTTGGCCGAGCCGTCGGCGAGCAGCGACTGCACGAACTCCAGGGCCTCAAGGTTCTCCGGGGAGTCCGCGGTGACCTTGGTGGCGTCCTTGTTCGTCACCCAGCCGCCGGCCTGGACCATGAAGGCACCGATGCGGTCGCGTGTGTCGCCGAGCGCGAGGCCGACCTGCTTGCCCGTGGTCAGCTTCTTCGCCACGGCCGCCAGTTCTTCCCAGGTGGTGGGAATGTCGGCGTCCGTCAGGCCGGCCTTCTTCCACGCCTTGGTGTTGATCTGCAGGGCGAGCGTGGAGAAGTCCTTGGGGGCGCAGTAGAGCTTGCCGTCGTAGGTGAAGGCTTGGCGCAGCGCGGGGTAGAAGTCGTCCTTCCCCTCGAAGCTGTCGCCGTACGGTTCGAGATTGCCGGCGCTCGCGTACGTCGCGAAGCGGCCGGCGTCGACGTAGAAGACGTCCGGCGGGGTGTTCGCGGCGAAGCCCTGGCCGAGCTGCTGGATGATGTCGGTGGCCTGGGTGACGGTCGCCTTGTTGCCGGACTTCGTCGCCCATGCGGTGGAGGCGTCCTTGACGGCCTTCGTCTCGGCGTCACCGCTGGAGGCGATGAGGACCTTGATCGAAGCGGGGCCGGACGACTCCTGACCGTCCCCTTCACCCGAGTCGTCGAACCCGCTGCCACCACAGGCCGACAGGCTGAGCGACAGCAGCGCGACGGCACCAACGGCCCAGCGGGTACGCGGATTTCTCATGATAAATCTCCTTGTGCGGGACCGGCCTGACGAGCCGGTGGTAGAGGGGTGCCGCGTCCCGTCGCCGCACTGTGGCCATGAGCGGGATCGCGGGTGTTCGCCGAACGGACTACGGAGCGGCTCGGCGGGGTGAGGGGGGTGTGGGTGCCGCTGAGCGGCTCAGCCGCTCGCCCGGACGACGAGCCGGGGCGGCAGCAGGATCGGGGAGGGCGGGACGGCCGGCGGCTTCGGAGTCGCCAGCAGTTCCTGAAGCATCCGCAGACAGGCGGCAGCGGCCTCGTCGTACGGCTGCGCCACGCTGCTCAGTCCGACGACCCCTGCGGTCGGGGAGTCGTCGAAGCCGACCACCGCGACATCGACACCGGGTCTCAGGCCCCGCGCGGTGATCTCCGTCCAGGCCCCGAGCGCCAGCGAGTCGCTCGCGCAGACGATCGCGGTCGGCGGGGTGAGCAGGTCGAGCATCGCCGCGGCAGCCTTGCGGCCGGTGTCGAG
Proteins encoded:
- a CDS encoding carbohydrate ABC transporter permease — protein: MSEPNPGPAQGPGSGPAPARPEGTTKTHPPSSAPRGRGKDTGADGTKAGGSRHTRAPRGGIRGREGLAGWLFVSPVLIVLGLFLVVPIAMALWVSLSDWNGQGSPLSSGVDFVGGDNYAPLLTESGLAQSDFMMSLRNNGYYVLFVVPLQTVLALGLALLVNGKRLKGKGFFRTAYYFPSVTSSVAISVVFLFIFSSSGVVNSLLEKIGVDGPAWFADPRGIIHLALGGLGVNTDAPPSALTDTTVGGLSLWEWFSGPSVAMTAIIALVVWTTAGTFMLMFLAALQDIPLEVEEAAEIDGTGRWQRFRHVTLPMLKPTLFLVLTLGLIGTWQVFDQIYVMSRGEPAKTTMTPAFLSYQSSFTDNEWGQGSAIAFILFAIIVAMTLLQRFVLRDKDEARAKAATRRAAKAARSGSGPTTGAAG
- a CDS encoding sugar ABC transporter substrate-binding protein, whose translation is MRNPRTRWAVGAVALLSLSLSACGGSGFDDSGEGDGQESSGPASIKVLIASSGDAETKAVKDASTAWATKSGNKATVTQATDIIQQLGQGFAANTPPDVFYVDAGRFATYASAGNLEPYGDSFEGKDDFYPALRQAFTYDGKLYCAPKDFSTLALQINTKAWKKAGLTDADIPTTWEELAAVAKKLTTGKQVGLALGDTRDRIGAFMVQAGGWVTNKDATKVTADSPENLEALEFVQSLLADGSAKYPKQLDSGWSGEAFGKQKAAMTIEGNWIAGAMKNDYPDVKYKAVPLPAGPAGEGTLAFTQCWGIAAKSKNKAAALDFVKAMTAKDNQMTFAEAVGVMPSRQSVQADYVAKFPQDKAYIDGAAYAQAPVNVAKIDQVLTDFDTGLQGLPKTDPKDILARLQKNAQAVVGQ